A portion of the Cryptomeria japonica chromosome 5, Sugi_1.0, whole genome shotgun sequence genome contains these proteins:
- the LOC131060892 gene encoding uncharacterized protein LOC131060892 has protein sequence MVEEMNIEEGLLRGVEWRIKLGVLPANTRSISQLRRAAADGRRKYAELRRRLLVDPHIMEENHAGADLSMDNPLSQNPESVWGRFFRNAELERTIDNDLSRLYPEHGSYFQTTSCQAILRRILLLRALRYPEHSYRQGMHELLAPLLYVLHVDIMHLSHVKHLYGDLFDDRFEDLSFQEINRSLSKNFEERKNISIFGKTVMKVEDEAKSVDSISSVDSSCTESSLGKLGSSDNLDTDFMSIILSSDAYGVEGELGALLSTRFLEHDAYCMYDALLSGAGGAVAMADYFTNTPAAGSIAGLPPVIEASADIYKLLAIADISLYCHLVDLGVEPQYFALRWLRVLFGREFVLENLLHVWDAIFEASNTPLSSYGNDVHGSSIPYSPRSAFISAVAVSLLLHLRSSLLSTTNATTCLQKLLNFPKDAEVKKLINKAKLLQALALDTNDSSPPSIGKMGQNFENGGITKLVRSTSASPSCQAPKLSHKAAILHHQKSSSCSPDKLTVAVPESYWEQKWRSSMLQRNVPEDSFGQESECLGKALPGQVDFKNSADASCQEHIVCNSVDSSESQEIGNEYGSIPSIADQGFSIVIGAKHESGTYSVRSARRKLLDDKFEGNDTNTTDKNVSSGNNFDQHNERRLVDDIDDRGTDILKCNDSLKDFNSDTPSVQRSESQSKETNQETNALASSLDAHMTTDLEVDKNSMHAKDRMNNASMAAKEESSEVSISGGGHIQTSLQRPCEVSTKCTSKEPSGKVLTSGSSQIEGNSGATRKQNPPTAAHSGKIHWIWNLFRNNSIEKGSNGLFKTKGKDNIVSDCKKVFPEKSSVSPENKNDEGNSHYACENKTRRDQTSQICEDGRDQAIICENHGNQASHVCEDIRDHHSHNFEDDRPEPLQISEDGRDQPLHISEDSDQLSHVCENDRENLFSDHEINGDELSCSSDASSANAANCSCSSPLVKSEATLLSKSEDPSDNLRILGQSMLENIQVIESTFLQGCVTKNKDEMHVASTERLEHSSMNVLAGKGQAAALAALTELRKISNVLSQM, from the exons ATGGTAGAGGAGATGAATATTGAGGAGGGCTTGTTGAGAGGGGTCGAGTGGAGGATCAAATTGGGAGTGCTGCCTGCAAACACGCGCTCCATTTCTCAGCTCAGGCGAGCCGCAGCCGATGGCCGACGGAA GTATGCTGAGTTAAGAAGGCGCCTTCTTGTTGACCCACATATTATGGAAGAAAACCATGCAGGTGCTGATCTGAGTATGGACAATCCTTTATCACAAAATCCAG AGAGTGTATGGGGCCGCTTCTTTCGGAATGCTGAACTTGAAAGGACCATAGACAATGATTTGTCACGGTTATACCCTGAGCATGGCAGCTATTTTCAGACCACTTCATGCCAGGCTATTCTCAGACGCATTTTGCTGCTAAGAGCATTAAGGTATCCAGAACATAGCTATCGGCAAG GAATGCACGAACTGCTTGCTCCTCTCTTGTATGTTCTGCATGTTGATATCATGCATCTCTCCCATGTGAAGCATCTGTATGGAGACCTTTTTGATGACAGGTTTGAGGATCTCTCATTTCAAGAGATCAATCGAAGTTTGAGCAAGAATTTTGAGGAACGAAAAAACATATCAATCTTTGGTAAAACTGTGATGAAAGTGGAAGATGAGGCCAAATCAGTGGATAGCATTTCCAGCGTTGACAGCTCTTGTACTGAATCAAGTTTGGGCAAACTTGGCAGTAGCGATAATCTTGATACAGATTTCATGTCTATCATTTTGAGCAGTGATGCATATGGGGTGGAGGGGGAGCTTGGGGCTCTTTTATCTACAAGATTTTTGGAACATGATGCTTACTGTATGTATGATGCATTATTGAGTGGAGCAGGTGGGGCAGTTGCTATGGCAGATTATTTCACGAACACCCCTGCAGCCGGCTCTATAGCAGGGTTGCCTCCTGTTATTGAAGCATCTGCTGATATATACAAGTTACTTGCCATTGCTGACATTTCCTTGTACTGTCATTTAGTCGACCTTGGTGTTGAACCCCAGTATTTTGCTTTGCGTTGGTTGCGTGTGCTGTTTGGTCGAGAGTTTGTGCTTGAGAATCTGTTACATGTTTGGGATGCTATATTTGAAGCATCTAATACTCCTCTATCATCTTATGGAAATGATGTCCATGGAAGTAGTATTCCATACTCTCCTCGCAGTGCATTCATTTCAGCTGTAGCAGTTTCGTTGCTTTTGCATCTGCGATCCTCATTGCTTAGCACAACAAATGCAACAACTTGCCTCCAAAAGTTGCTTAATTTTCCAAAGGATGCAGAAGTGAAGAAGTTAATTAATAAGGCAAAGCTGCTTCAAGCTCTGGCTTTGGATACAAATGACAGTAGTCCACCTTCCATTGGGAAAATgggccaaaattttgaaaatggaggaataaCTAAGCTTGTTAGGAGCACAAGTGCTTCTCCTTCATGTCAGGCACCCAAATTGTCTCACAAAGCTGCAATTTTGCATCACCAAAAATCAAGTTCATGTTCACCAGATAAATTGACAGTTGCAGTGCCAGAGAGCTATTGGGAGCAGAAATGGAGGAGTTCTATGCTACAAAGAAATGTGCCTGAAGATTCATTTGGTCAAGAAAGTGAATGTCTTGGCAAGGCTTTACCTGGGCAAGTAGATTTCAAGAATTCTGCTGATGCTTCATGTCAAGAACATATTGTTTGCAACTCTGTTGATAGTTCGGAGTCGCAGGAAATAGGAAATGAGTACGGTTCCATCCCATCAATTGCTGACCAAGGGTTCTCAATTGTTATTGGTGCCAAACATGAAAGTGGTACTTACTCTGTCAGATCAGCTCGAAGAAAATTGCTAGATGATAAGTTTGAGGGAAATGATACCAATACCACAGATAAAAATGTATCAAGTGGAAATAATTTTGATCAGCATAATGAAAGGCGCTTGGTGGATGACATAGATGACAGAGGCACAGATATTTTAAAATGTAATGATTCTTTAAAAGATTTTAACTCTGACACTCCTTCAGTCCAACGAAGTGAGAGTCAGAGCAAAGAAACAAACCAGGAGACTAATGCATTGGCTTCATCTTTAGATGCCCATATGACAACTGACTTAGAAGTGGATAAAAATTCTATGCATGCTAAGGATAGAATGAACAATGCAAGTATGGCAGCTAAAGAAGAATCCTCAGAAGTTTCCATCAGTGGTGGTGGACATATTCAAACATCTCTACAGCGTCCATGTGAGGTTTCCACGAAATGTACGTCCAAGGAACCATCAGGGAAGGTCCTCACAAGTGGTTCTTCACAAATAGAAGGGAATTCAGGTGCTACTAGAAAACAAAACCCTCCAACAGCAGCTCATTCTGGAAAGATCCATTGGATTTGGAATTTATTTAGGAATAACAGTATTGAAAAAGGGAGTAATGGACTTTTCAAAACCAAAGGAAAAGACAACATTGTTTCTGATTGCAAGAAggttttccctgagaaaagtagtGTGTCTCCAGAAAACAAGAATGATGAAGGTAACTCCCACTATGCTTGTGAGAATAAAACTAGAAGAGATCAGACCTCACAAATTTGTGAGGATGGCAGAGATCAAGCCATCATTTGTGAAAATCATGGAAATCAAGCCTCACATGTTTGTGAGGATATTAGAGATCATCATTCACACAATTTTGAAGATGACAGACCTGAGCCCTTACAAATTTCTGAGGACGGTAGAGACCAGCCATTACACATTTCTGAGGATAGCGATCAGCTCTCACATGTTTGTGAGAATGACAGAGAGAATCTGTTTTCTGATCATGAAATTAATGGAGATGAGCTCTCTTGTAGTTCAGATGCTTCAAGTGCAAATGCAGCAAATTGCAGTTGTTCATCCCCCCTTGTTAAATCAGAGGCAACATTACTTTCTAAAAGTGAGGACCCATCAGATAATTTGAGAATTTTGGGTCAATCTATGCTTGAGAATATTCAG GTCATTGAATCAACTTTTTTGCAAGGTTGTGTTACAAAGAACAAGGATGAAATGCATGTTGCTTCAACAGAAAGGTTGGAGCATTCGTCCATGAATGTACTTGCAGGAAAAGGACAGGCTGCAGCTCTGGCTGCTCTAACAGAGTTGCGGAAGATCAGCAATGTTTTGTCACAGATGTGA